The region GCAGCCACACAAAAGAGAGAATCACCCAAGACCAAACCCAGGCTCAGTTATCGCTTGGGATCTTGTCTAACACTTACTTGTGATCACCTCACGCAAAATCACAGAAGACACGGTTTTATCTTGATCACTCCTGGCAAATTAGTTAAACTTGTCCTTAAAAGTCCCAAGGGACAAACTTCTGCATCTCACGCCTTGGCACCCTGAGTGTTTAACTACAGAGACTCTCGAACTTGAATCTCCATTTtgacaaaaaacaaccccactATTTCATACTGTTTCAGCTCCTCCTGTGTTTAACTTCAAGAacccacattaaaaaaaataaaaagcagagcagaaccTTGTACTCCACCAGTTGAGCTTTAAGAGCAGATGTGAGCTCAGGTCTGCGCCGTAACCCAAACGTCACCCGCatgctgacagcagcaggctCAGCGGCCAGGCCATGCCCAGCCCCTGCGACTTACAAATATGACCATGATGACAAAGGCCGCCAGATACGACGTCCTGGCCATCCACATGCTGACAAAGCGATAGTGCTCCCCAGACACCACATTGCGAAggaaacctggaaaaaaaaccaaaccaaaacaaagaaaccacaaGCTTAGTGTGATTAACCTCCAGACTGAGAACAAACTTCCAGCGCCTTCCAAAGAAACAGGATTTAAAGCACATCTGTGGCAACAGCTCCTCACGGCAGCACGCGTTGTCATGCAGGGCAATAAGGCAGCAGGAAATCACGTCTGCAGACACCTCTCCCCTCCCGCTCGTTTCATTTTGTCCTTGACAATAACATCCCTACATAAAACACAGGGAACTGCTCCTTGCATAGAGATTAATTGACAGACAGAAGATGATATTCATGCATCCATAGAAAAAACATCAACCACTCTGCACATCTGCTCAAAGTGATTCCTCTGAGCCtcacctttgttttcttcattttcagctaAAGCTTTGACACTTGACATCAGGATGTCATCGTAACCCAGGAACTCATCCAGCAGCAGGCGACTGAACCTGTCCCCAAAGCACTGATCCCTGGTAGGATctagaaagaaaaccaaaaagccgCTTAGACTCCTCACAGCTGAGGTCAGCAGAGTCTCCTCCTCACCCAGAAGGACATTTCCAGCAAATCTGCACCTGCACTGGGACCTTTGGCAGTAAAACTAAACTGGGCAGGACTGGGAGGGAAAATGTCACACGCTGACAAACCCAGCCACGCTGTCAAAATGCTGATGTCAATCTAAGTAAGAATTACATCAGAGCTGTCGAACTGGCCACTGGCACAGACATAAAGGCAGTTTGCCTTCTAGGCTTGGACTATGTCCCTAGGCTCAGCCCAAGGAATGGCCCTGAGAAACAAGGCTCTTCCTTCCTCAGGGAGAAAATGGCTGGATACACCACCGGGCCTCACAGAACCATGCTCCCTCATTTGAGGGGGAGCTCCTCTGGAATGGTGTGACCCGCTACAGCAATAAAGGCTACAAAaagcagctctcctgcctgGAAATTGAGCGCCATCAGCTGTTAGAAACAGTGTCCACCAGCCTAGAGAGGAAGCGGCGGGTGGATATCTCATCCAATGTGGGTATCCCACCCAACATCACCCCCCGAGCTGCCCCACTCACCCAAGGTCACCACCATGACGGGGATGCTGAGGCGCTGGCGGGTGCTCTGTGACAGGCGCAGGAACCCGTACTCCAGCGAGTACTCCACAATGTACTCCTCCTGCGGCCACACTGCGAGGGAGCGCGGGGGAAAACTCAGCGGCAGGGCTGTCACACGACTACTGGCAACAACAGCACCCCtgggttcccccctccctcctaCCGCCTTCTGGAAAAGAGGATTAGTTGCAAAAACAGGCTCCAAGCTCCCTTCAGCCAGTTTAAAATGAAGcaatacaaaatatttgaaactgcAGCCCGTTTCCTTGACACTAGCCCTCAATCTGAAACTTCTGGAGAAGTCTCAGGGCAGCGGTTCCAAGCTCTGCCAAGCGCTGTCCAGACCTGCCTGCAGCTTCGCCTGGTCAGCCCCGGGCCACTCAGTCTCtgcaatttctgctttttgtgttgtttagggaacagcaggaaaatacaCTTCGCAACTGCTGAACACCCAGTAAGTTATCCACAGAGCAAGAGCACTGCGCTTCTCGGAAGACACAGGTTGCTGCTGCAATTACACACCTCAGAACTCAAGTCAGGAGCAAgtgcagttttcaaaaaaaaactTTGGGTGCCTGAAGttgcctttttattatttttttttttaaagaaaggttCAAAATAGATGCCTTTTGTTACATCATCtctgaaagaacaaaacctCCGGCTTAAATGTGAGAGAAGCAATTTAATCCCAGATGACCCCCGACTCCCAGCCACCCTCCAGCTGAAGGGAAGATCTCACTGCGGAGCTGTTGTTAGTACTGACACGATTAACCACGGGTgaaagcagcagggaagacGTTTAAGGTTATTGTGCCTGTGCCTGGAGAAGGCAGAAGGAGGGAGCCGTGCAGGGAGGGTGCagggggcaggggaaggagcGCACAGACAGCACGTAAGAGGCCTTTACCTGCTCTGGCTAGCATCTCAAACTCGGACACCGTCTCCCGCAGAGGCTGCATACCTTTAGTGGCCGCTTCGCTAAATGAGAACTCCCGACTTTCGTTGTAGGGCAGCGCCTCGGGGGTGCTCACCCGGGACGGCTTCAGGAACACCTTGGGCTCAATATCCAGCTCAAACTGTTggaagagcacgacagggaaAGTTctgtcagcagctgcttcagctcCTACCCTCTGTGTCCCAGCAAGGCCCCCAGCACCAAAACGGGGACAAAAGAGGCCACTTTCTGTGTGAAACCATCAGAGGCCAATGTGGGAACTCAGGAGAGGCCCAGGTACACGCTCTCTTCCCAAGTGACCCAGGATCATGGCAATGCTCAAGAAAATTGCACTAAGAAACCATTTCCCCCAAACAGACACCAGGTTCCCACTCCACATACACAAGGAATGCATCTTTACCTTGATAGAGCTGTTTTCAAACATATCCACAGtcatttcctcctcttcctcctcctcttcctccactgTGGATTCCACCACCATTCCCGGGAACTTGTCAGCGCCACAGAATTGCAGGAAGATGGGGGCTCGGCTCGAGTTGCGCTGGATCTCCACCCGCAAGATGCCGTCGCGTGGCCACTTATCTCGCACATGCTCCAGGCAGTTGATGGGCGAGCGGGAGAAGGCGATGTGGATATAAGCCAGGATGAAGAGCACGAAGAGAGCCTGCACACAGCGAGAAACAAAGCAGTGCCCATCAGCCTACCGGCCCTGGCCGCTCACAGGCTCCCCAGTTTCAACCAGCCCTTCTCTGCCCACAGAGACACCAGATTAATTTGGGCAAACGGATCTGTAAGCGGACAAGAGCTTTACTGCTTTCCAACCCTGGTGGTCTCAATATCAACAACGAAGCAGCCCAGAATCTGGCAATTTCAGCACTGCTGTGTTCACAGGTGACCAcaccaaaggcagcagcaagaaCAATCTCCtgctcaccagagcagagctgccgcCGATACCAGCATGGGACATGTGTCCTGCCAAAGCACAGGTCACAGACACAGGCCCCGGTGCTGTGTATGGTCCTGCAAACCAACATCATCCCCAAAACGACCACACCCACATGTGGCATGGCTCCAAAGCatactgaaagaaacagaaacgCGGCCGTGGTTTCCAAGCTTTCCCTCCTCAGCATCAAGTGTTTCCTGCTGAAGCCTGGAGTGtcaccgctcccctgccctgtcctgctccaaaGAACAGCTACAAAGTCACCGCAAAACAGAGTGCACTAATAAAATCCCTTCCCTATAGCAAAGACAATAAATCTAGCACGCCGCAGCCCAACGCTGTCCAAAGTTCGTGGCTGGGACAGTGAGCAGTACAGCTCAAACACTCCCTGTCCAACTGCACTAAGATGCTCATTCCCAATTAAACAAGCCGTCCTTGCTACGAATCACTCCTGACCTATTTGCTGTGAGCGCACAGACTGGTAAACATCACATCTGCAGAGGAGCAGCGCAGGGAGACGCCGCAGAAGGTAACTCGGAGACAAGGCCCTGGAAGCTGCGGTGCAGGGTTTAACCCATGGGCAGCTCACTCCATGGACACCAACAGGCCGCTCTGTTGGTCTCCAATCCTGCACCCACAGCAACAAGAAAGTGGGTTTTCACCGCGTTACATAGATGTGCCAGCACGGCTGAGCATGCTGACTGCTAAAGTGAAACAGGGTTAAAATGGGGTTGTCCTTTAGTCGCTTCCAGAAAAGACAAGAGtccaacaaaacaccaacaatcAAATTGTCACGTATGCAATGTATCCAAAAAGAGTGattgcacagaaacagaaacctTTCGTACCCACAGCTCTGGGCCTGACCCACACCGGCCCGGCTGCCCATCGAGCTGGCTCAGGGATTCCCTTTTTCACTTCCAGATCTGGTACCAGAGCTCTGGTGTGTGGGGTCACCACAGATCATCATGACCACTTGCGTCTTTCTCAGAGCCAAGCAGCCCACGGGAGCTCAGTGGACAGCTCGGTGCAGGCGGCCCAAACACAGGCCGTGACCTTTAGCAGACCCAAGTTTTTTGTGTTTATAAGGACACTGATGCCTTAGTGCCCGGCTGCCCCTCACCTTGAGGAGGACAAAGAACTCGAAGACGCGGCGGAAGGAGGGTGGGAAGAGGCGAGCGTAGGTCACTGCCATCTTGAAGAAGAGTGCGTGGAAGAGGCGGTCGCGCACGTTGATCAGGGGGTTCTGGTTGAGGTTGGGGTTGCGGACGCCCCGGTTGTTGCCCCCGCCGGCCCCGTTGTTGTTGGCCGGGTGGTGGTTGTTGGCGTTCGGCTGGTTCTCGGACATCCTGCCGCCTCGGCCGGGAGCCGAACGGTGCTGTCCCGGGCCGGGGGAGCCGTTCGTGCTCCGCAGAGCGGGCTCGGGGCGAGAAGGCCGCTCCGGAGGGGCCCTCGGGCCAAACGCCGGCTCCGAAAGGCCGCGGAGAAGCCCCGTGCGGGAGGTCCCGCTCTCCTCAAGGGGTCCCGGCCCAGCCTCGTAGCGCAAACGTCTCCCGAGCGGCGGGCGGGTCAggcccggcggggcccggcTCCGGGGCCCAGCGGGCCGCTGCCTCGGCGGGGCCCGGGAGCGGCGCGGCCCGAGCAGGCCCAGCGGGGACGAGGCTCCTGGGCCAGCCCCACGGCCATGGGGGGCCCGTCaccggggcggcccggcccggagCGCAGCTGGCGGCTCGGCTCTGCTGGCGCGGCACGGAGCGCCCCGGTCCCGTCTCCTCAGCGCCCCGGTCTCGTCCCCTCagcgccccggcccggcccggcccggcccctcaGCGCCCCGTCGCCATCTTCCTCCGCCGGCACCGACGACGGCGGAAACGCGCATGCGCGAGCGCCACCGGGGAACTCTGGGACGGTGGCGGATAGGAGCAGGCCACGCCCGGCTATGCAAAGTAGAAGCCCTCCCGCCATGCACCGCGCACAACCGGGAGCACTGCACGGTGGTTCAGTCGCGGAAACGCCAAAATTTCtcataaaaaagagaaaacagaaatggtcAAAAGTCGCTTGGAAAGAGTAAATCGAGCAGAAGAACGCAGGAGCCTGCAAGGACTCGCCATAACagtaaaattataaataaagaGGGGTTTAAGTAGCGTCGCGGAAGCAGAAAACTTCGTGCTCGCTTCGGCAGCACATATACTAAAATTGGAACGATACAGAGAAGATTAGCATGGCCCCTGCGCAAGGATGACACGCAAATTCGTGAAGCgttccatatttttcttttcccctttcctgaGATGATCGCAACCTCCCCCGAGCCCGGGGGGACCCTTTTCGACCCAGCAGCCCCGTGGGAAGGTCTGTGGCCTCCCCATCTCACAGCCCGTGCTCTGGGGTCTGGTCCGGGTCTGTGGTATCTCCCACTCCCCAGGCACGGGACGCCCGGCCTGAGCACTGACACGTGGAGCCTGCACCAGAAACCATCTCTTACTTAAGTTAaaagtttgtttgttgttttttaaaggtaataTAAAGcgcaataataaaaataaaaaaataataaaaatatttttaaaatataaaatatataaatataaaataaaatatttttaaaattatattaaaaaatactaaaagagCATCTGTCTAGAGCTCACATGAGAGTGCAcggctgctggcagggcacACCGTCCCCCCTCCATCCCTTGGGCTGCAGCCCCGCAGCGCCCTGGGCTCTCCCCACACCTGGGGGGCTCTCCCGGCCGTGCTCCCCATGTCCCGCCACCCCAAGCCCCCTCTTCCATGGGGCCGAGCcgggtgctgctgccagcaccggGACAAGCGGCGGCGCAGGGGCAGCTCCCTCGGCAGAGCATCGCAGCGGCACCGGGGGGACATGTCTTCGTGGTTGTGTGAGAGGAGACACTGTCACCTCCTCAGCACCAGAGCACCCGCCGCCTTCCCACTGCGAACgccggggctgtgctggggcaccCACGGGCTGCGGGAAGCGGCCAGTCTCTTTCCTACAAACAAggtctttattttcttgctcagaaaaatagattactttttttttttttttttagaaaagagtttaaaaagagGGAATGACAAAAGTAGAGGCTGGAATGTTGCTGGCAGCAGGTTCTGTACACAAGATGGTGCGAGACAGGGCTGGGCAATGTCCCGCTCAGtagctctcctcctcctcacagtAGTAGTGGTACCCAGGGGGGTCCCCGCTCTGGTCGCAGGCGGCGTTGGCCACCTCGCCCTGGCCACCCTGCGGGCAGTACTTGGGGTCATAGACCTGGCGGCCGAGGCCGAAGACCTGGCCGCTCTGGTTGGCACCCTGGTTGGAGCCCATCTGCAGCGACATGGAGGAGTTGTCGCACTTCTCCGTCCCCATCTTGGCATCGTAGATGTGTCTCCTGGTGCCAGGAGCCGTCATGCCCACCTGGAAGGACAGGACGGAGCAGGTTCAGCCGTGGTGTCCCCCGGACCCCCGCCCCAGCGCGGCGTGGGGGCTTACCTGGCTGGCACACTTGTTGGTGCCCATCTGGAGGCTGATGGTGGAGTGGTCCATGGGCGGTAGGATCTGGTTCTTGGGGTCGTAGAGGTGCCTCCTGGTGCCATAGGCCGTCATGCCGGACTGGCTGGCACACTTGTTCGTGCCCATCTGACAAGAGGGTGCGGTGAGACTGAGCGCGGCCCCCCCTCTgccccttctcctctctccccgTCCCCCCGCAGCCTGGGGGGCACAGCCAGCGCTCCCCACCCACCCTGGGTGCATCCTCTCCTGGAGATTGAATGCCAGGATTCAGACACGGAGCTGAGTTGGTCCCAGATCCCAAAGACACTCGAGGCACCTTCAGCCTCGGTCCCCCCAGCCATGATGATGCTGAGGGTCTGAAAAAACTGGGTCCCCCTCCGCCAGTACCCTCAGGAGCAGAGGGGGCCAGCCCACCTGCAGCCCGATCACGCACTGCCCAGCCTTCATCTTGGCCTCGTCAAagttcctctgctgcttctccgAGTACTTCACGCCGATGTCCACACCGCTCTGCATCCCCTTCGTCTTGGCCTGTCCAGGAGCGGCAGTGAGGAAGGACGGGGGTCCCACAGCTCCACCCCTGGGCAAGGGGAGCCGTGGGGTCCCACAGACACCACCCCAAGCCGAGGGtctgcccagcctgtccccacgGGGTTGTCCCCCTCCCAAGCCGCTGGTCCCCCCACACTCACCATGCCCGCCAGCGCCAGCAGCGACACCTGCACCTGCGTCAGGTTCCCGCTCTCAAAGAGGTCGTTGGCTTCAAAGAGGTCCACGGGGTTCATGCCGTAACTGGCCATGGCCTTGATGAAGTTGGAGAGGTTCTCGagctgggggcggggggagaggggTGACACTTGAGCGGGTGGCAGCGGCGGGGCCAGGACGGAGCCAgttgcaggcagggctgcccgcACCTACCTGGTGCCAGTTCTGCGCCGAGCGGTTGATCTTCCTCACCGCGTTGGGCTGCAGCTTGTTCATGAGcctgggggtggcagggggacagggggctgTGGCGGGGACCGGGTGGCAGCAGCGCACGGGCCCCTTTGGGGAAGGTCCAGGCCAGGTGTCCCGCACAAGCACAAGGCAATTCCCCCTACCAGGTCTCTGCtggtccccagggctccccccaGACTTGGGCACTTTGGGGGTGATGCCAGACAAGTGGTGCCACGGAGGAAACCTCGGGCTGCTGGAGGGTCCCAGCAGGGGCACGGCCACGTCCAGCCCACCCTTCCCGCCCCACAGGCTGGGGAcccatcccatcccctcccGTGTCCCATCTGAACAGAGCGGCGAGCTCCATGGGACTCACTCGCAGAGGATCACCCCATCCTTCAGCCCCTTCTGGAAATCGGGCCCGATCTGCTTCCCTGTGACGCTCTCGATCCACGTCCGCAGCTCATCCTCCTTCTGCGGGTCGTACTTCTGGGCGAGCTGGGGGGGACGGCGAGGGCACAGCTCAGGCACGGCCCCCGCGGGCACCCCAGAGTCCTCCTGGGGGGCTGCTCCCCCTGGGCACAGACCCCCAGCAAGgtctggggacagcagctccaCACGGAGCCCCggggtccccagcccctctAGCGGGGCCGGACGCACCACCACAGATTCCTCGGTCACCACGGCTATGCCAGGAATGCGGCTGCCTCCTCCCAAatggagagcagctgcccggtCGGCAGCATCACAGCATCACCGCCAGCATCACCTCGGCCACTGGTGCCGGAGACAGGGACAGTCCAGCCGAGCATGGTCACACTCACGACACCACGTGTGTCCCAGCCGGGGGATCCCACT is a window of Caloenas nicobarica isolate bCalNic1 chromosome 27, bCalNic1.hap1, whole genome shotgun sequence DNA encoding:
- the CNN2 gene encoding calponin-2, coding for MSNSQFNKGPSYGLSAEVKNRLAQKYDPQKEDELRTWIESVTGKQIGPDFQKGLKDGVILCELMNKLQPNAVRKINRSAQNWHQLENLSNFIKAMASYGMNPVDLFEANDLFESGNLTQVQVSLLALAGMAKTKGMQSGVDIGVKYSEKQQRNFDEAKMKAGQCVIGLQMGTNKCASQSGMTAYGTRRHLYDPKNQILPPMDHSTISLQMGTNKCASQVGMTAPGTRRHIYDAKMGTEKCDNSSMSLQMGSNQGANQSGQVFGLGRQVYDPKYCPQGGQGEVANAACDQSGDPPGYHYYCEEEESY